The Gemmatimonadota bacterium sequence CCACGCCGAGCCCGTTGATCATGGTCGTATGGGAGTCCGTCCCCACCAGGGTGTCGGGATAGGCGATCGATTCGCCGTCCCGCTCCCGGGCGAAGACCACCTTGGCCAGGTACTCGAGGTTGACCTGGTGCACGATGCCCGTGCCGGGCGGGACGACGCGGAAGTTGTCGAAGGCCTGCTGTCCCCACTTGAGGAAGCGGTACCGTTCCAGGTTCCGGTCGAATTCACGGTCCACGTTGGCCGCGAAAGCGCGGCGGGAACCGAACTCGTCCACCTGGACGGAGTGGTCGATGACCAGGTCCACGCCCTGCAGGGGATTGATGCGGTCGGCCGCGCCGCCCAGTCTGCGGATGGCGTCCCGCATGGCGGCCAGGTCGACGACGGCCGGCACGCCCGTGAAGTCCTGCATCAGCACTCGTGCCGGCCGGAAGGCGATCTCCCGTTCGGAGGATCCGCCCGCAACACTTCCGACGACCGCGGCTACGTCTTCGGCGGAAACCGACACGCCGTCTTCGTGGCGCAGCAGGTTCTCCACCATGACCTTGAGGGAAAAGGGAAGGCGCGAAATGTCTCCGGCGCCGCCTTCCTCGGCCCTGGAAAGCGAATAGTATATACTGGCGCTTCCGCCCACTTTCAATGCGGCGCGGGCATCGAAGCTGTTCAGGTTACGCGGCACTGTGCCTGGCTCCCGGTCTTCGATCCATGGATTTTACAAGAATCCTCAAACTAACGGCTTCAACCGGTCGGTGTCAAGGACATTCCCGTAGCCGGCCACGCCCGATATGCCCGTTCCATCGGGGTTCGCGACAGGTACAGATGTCTTGACACCGGGTGTGCTCCGTCCTATCATCGGTACGCCCTGAATCCGATATACCGGATTTCATCACGACGCGGTCCGACTGTTGTTTATCTTTCGTAACCCATTGATATCATGGTGTTTATATCCAATATCCTGCGAAGGTTCCCGTGGTTCGCCGGCATGGGCCTTCTGTATCTTGCCGTCAGCCCGGCCTTTGACGTAGCGGATGCATCCGGCGGGACCTGGCGCTTCGCCGCCCCGCAGCAGCGGCTGTTCCGCCCGCTGCTGGCCGACCCGACCGAGGCGCGGCTGGCGGTATCGTCCAACCTGGACGACCGGCTGAACGGCGACATCGGCGGTTCCTGGGAGGCCGCCGACTATGCGTGGGACGCGGACAGCGGGCTGCGGCTTCGGACCGGGATCCATGCCGGCGTCTTCTCGAAACTGCGCCGGTCGGGAACGACCTTCCCCCTCGAGACCGCCGACTACCTGATCGGTTTCCACGCGGACCTGGGCAACGACCGGATCACCGGGCGGTTCGAATACGCCCACGTGAGCGCCCACCTGGCCGACGGGTACGACGGTCCGGAAAAGTCCATGACCTACAGCCGGGAGTATTTCACGCTGTACGGCGCCCGCGAGATGCGTTTTGCGCCAGGGTCCGCCATCGGTTCCGCGATCGGCTCCGCCCGCGTCTACAGCAGCCTGCGGTGGTCGAACCACGCCATCCCGGACGTGCGGCGATGGCGGGTCCAGGGCGGCGCCGAACTAATCTTCCGGCCCCTCACGGGCGAAGGCGGCGCAACCCGGGCCTACCTAGCCTGCGACGTGCGACTGTTCCGGGACGGGGACATCTCCATCAACCGCACGGCCCACGCGGGCCTGCTGTTTCACAACGAGGCTTCACGGGGCCTTCGTCTCGCCTTCGTATACTACGGAGGCCGCAGCGAACACGGACAGTTTCATCGCCTGGAGGACGACTACGCGGGGATCGGGCTGTTCTTCGATCTGTGAGAACGAACGTTCATGAACTTCCTCATCCACCTGGAATGCAGCGATTGCGGCAAGCGACTGCCTGCGGACCGGTTGCGAAATCTGTGCCCCGACTGCGGGCGGCCGCTGCTCGCCCGGTACGACACCGAAGTAGCAGGCAAGGCATTGACCCCGGACATCCTGGCGATGCGCGAACCGACCCTGTGGCGTTACCGCGAGATGCTCCCCGTGCAAGACGAATCGGCCATCGTCACCCTGGGCGAGGGCGGCACGCCCCTGATGCATGCCCGGCGCCTGGGTGAACGGCTGGGCATGGACGGGCTTTACATCAAGGACGAATCCGTCAATCCCACCGGCTCGTTCAAGGCCCGGGGCCTGGCCATGGCGGTGTCCCGCGCCCTGGAACTGGGGGCGGCATCCCTGGCCATACCCTCCGCCGGCAACGCGGCGGGCGCGCTGTCGGCCTACGGCGCCAGGGCGGGCATCCCCGTGCACGTGTTCATGCCCCGGGACACGCCCCGGCCCTTCATCGTGGAGTGCCGGGCCCACGGCGCGTCGGTGGAACTCGTAGACGGCCTGATCACGGATTGCGGCAAGCTTGTGTCCGCACGGAAAGACGCGGAAGGCTGGTTCGACGTCTCCACCCTGAAGGAGCCCTACCGCGTGGAGGGCAAGAAGACCATGGGGTACGAACTGGCCGAACAGTGCGGATGGGTCCTGCCGGACGCGATCCTCTACCCCGCGGGGGGAGGGACCGGACTGATCGGCATGTGGAAGGCCTTCTCCGAGATGGAAGCCCTCGGGTGGATCGGGCCGGAGCGGCCCCGCATGGTCGCGGTGCAGGCCTCAGGATGCCAGCCCATCGTCCGGGCCTGGGAACAGCAGTGGCCGGACGCCCCGGAGTGGGAGAACGCCCGCACGCTCGCCAGCGGGCTGCGCGTGCCCGCCGCCGTGGGGGACAAATTGATGCTGGCCGCAATCCGGGAGAGCGGAGGAGACGCGGTGGCCGTTCCCGACGGCGACATGGTGCGCGGCGTGCGGGAGATCGGGGCCTGCGAGGGCATCTTCGCGGCGCCCGAAGGCGGCGCAGTGCTGGCCGGACTGCGAAAGTTGATCGCGCTGGGACGCATCGACCGGTCCGACCGGGTGGTGCTTTTCAATACGGGCAGCGGGCACAAGTACGTGGACAACCTGGATGCGTTGCACGGCGACCAGGACGCCTGAGGTTTTTTTCGCACCGGTTGCTAGATTGCAGTTCACGCTCCGACTACTCATTATACAGGGCCGCTGTAAATATAACAGGGCCGCTGTAAACTACGTTGCCCATGCGGGTTCGAATCCGTGAGGCGATAACGGGGTACGCGATCTGTTTCCGTTGACCATGGGGAAAACCCGCGTCATATTTTACCAGCGGACGGTGCCGCTGGGCTGCTTCCAACGGTCCGTATAGCCCGCACGGTCCGCGCAATCGAAGAGAAGATCACCATGAAGACCAGAGTTACCGTTGTCATTGAAACTGACGGCGAACAGTTCCATGCGTTCTGCCCTGCATTGCCCGGTATCCACAGCAATGCGCCCACGTTCGAGGAAGCCCGTGATCGGACGATACCTGCGATAGAACGGTATCTGGACTTTCTGGACGAGCAGGGAGGTCCAAATCCCGTGGGGCCGGACCTGAATATGGATGCAGGCAAGGAGATCATCCATTTCCTGCCCAGTTCAACCGAGTCGACCATCCAAAGTGTTGAGGTACCTTGGCCGTCCTACGATCCTCGCTAGCATGACGGCTCAATGAATCGTCCTTCCGGCCATCCTGCTTTCATCTCATACGGAAAAACATGCGTCGTCTTATCTTCCTGTTCGCACTGCTCTTACTACTGCCGACCCCCGCTGGCGCCCAGAAGATGCTCATCTTCATGGACCTGGAACAGCAGGACCATCTCAAGGCCTACGGCATCGCCTTTCAGGCTCTGGAGCAGGGCTATACCGTCGAATGGCTGCTGAACTACCGCGGCGGGTCCTTCGTCATGGACCCCACGGCCGACCGCGTGCGGTCCTGCCACCTGCGGGGCGTGAGCTTCCAGGTGATCGACGGCGCGGAACTGGTCCGGATCTACGCCGAAATCGAGGAAAACAACATGGACCGGGTGCTGCTCGAAAAAGCGCCCGAAATCGCTGTATACACCCGGCCCGACCAGCGGCCGTGGGACGATGCCGTGACCCTGGCGCTGGAATACGCCGAGGTGCCCTACGGCAAGATCTTCGACCAGGAGGTGCTGGACGGAACGCTAAAGCAATACGACTGGCTGCACCTGCACCACGAGGATTTCACCGGGCAGTACAGCAAGTTCTACAGCTATCACCGCACGCCATGGTACCAGCAGCAGCAGGCCACCGACGAGGCCCTGGCGCGGAGCCTCGGGTATCCCTCGGTCGCGGAGGCCAAGAAGGCCGTGGCACAGGGCATCAAGTCCTACGTGGGGAACGGCGGTTTTGTTTTCGCCATGTGCGCGGCGACGGAAACCCTGGAGATCGCGTTGGCCTCGGCCCAAACCGACATCGTGGCGCCGGAGTACGACCACACTCCCGTCGATCCGGAAGCCCAGTCCAGGCTGGACTTCGGCAAGACCTTCGCCTTCGAGAACTTCACGCTGCAGCTGAACCCGCTCGTCGGTTCCTTTTCCAACATCGACGTGAACCAGGTCAACGCCGGAAAAGTACTGACCGGACCCTTCACCCTCTTCGATTTCTCGGCCAAGTACGACCCGGTGCCCACCATGCTCACGCAGAACCACGTAAACTACATCGCCGGCTTCTACGGCCTGTCCACTTCCTTCCACCGCGACGTGCTCAAGCGCACCGTGGTCGTCCTCGCCGAAGAAGCCGGGACCGACCACGTCAAGTACCTCCACGGCAACTACGGGATGGGGACGTTCACCTTCTACGGGGGGCACGATCCGGAGGACGAGGAGCACCTGGTGGGCGATCCGCCGACCAATCTCGCCCTCCACAAGAACTCCCCCGGTTACCGGCTCATCCTGAACAACGTCCTCTTTCCCGCGGCCAAGAAGAAGAAGCGCAAGACCTGACGGCAAACCTGGCCGCACGCCTCGCGCCGGCGGGCAGAACCCGGCGGCAATCCCTGACGGCCCGCGCCACGCCGGGTGAGAAAAACTCAAAAACTCTTGCAGGCCGGCGCCGCATCAGGTATAATGATGGTTACCTCACACAGGTTTCCAGCAAAGTCATTTTAAAAGAACCTTTGCTATACCATAGGGAATCCTGCTCCGGGTATCGATGGCATGCCTCACCAGAACGGAGGACGTCAGAACTGCCCGGGGGGACAACCACTGTTCCGAACAGGTTCTCCTAAAAATACTTATGCTCGCCTGTGTGGGGTATTTTATTGCCTGGACGCGACCGTGGGGCGTCGACCGTGAAGCGTGATGTTCCCGTCCTTCGCGGCCTGCTCTTCCCGGTCCGCCCGGCCCGCCTGGCTCACCCCGCCTTGCAGATGATTTCAGTACAAGAACCCCCATGCTCCAGAACCTGACGCTGGGACAGTACTATCCCGGCGAGTCTTCCATTCACCGGCTGGACCCGCGCACCAAGCTGTACGGCGCACTGGCGCTGATGGCGGCGCTGATCTGGATAAAAACCCTGCCGCTGTTCTTCTTCATGCTGGCCGTGGTCGCGGTCCTGGTACGGGTCTCCGGCGTTCCGCTCCACCTGCCGATGAACAACCTGAAGGCCTTCCGCCTGATCCTGATCATCACCTTCGCGGCGCATGCGTGCTTCACGCCGGGAGAAGCCGTGATCATCGCGGGATACACCGTGCCGGGGCCCACCTGGGAGGGGATGTTCCAGGGGGCGGTGTTCAGCATGCGCCTGGTGGTCATCATGCTGATCGCGGCGCTGCTGATGCTGACCACGGCGCCGTTGGACGTATCGGACGGCATCGAGCGACTGCTCAAGCCCCTGGAACGGTTCGGTCTTCCCGCCCATGAGCTGGCCATGATGATGGTCATCGCCTTGCGGTTCATCCCGACGCTGGTGGAGGAAGCGGACCGCCTGCAGAAGGCCCAGGCCGCCCGGGGCGCGGACTTCACCGGC is a genomic window containing:
- a CDS encoding DUF1207 domain-containing protein, yielding MVFISNILRRFPWFAGMGLLYLAVSPAFDVADASGGTWRFAAPQQRLFRPLLADPTEARLAVSSNLDDRLNGDIGGSWEAADYAWDADSGLRLRTGIHAGVFSKLRRSGTTFPLETADYLIGFHADLGNDRITGRFEYAHVSAHLADGYDGPEKSMTYSREYFTLYGAREMRFAPGSAIGSAIGSARVYSSLRWSNHAIPDVRRWRVQGGAELIFRPLTGEGGATRAYLACDVRLFRDGDISINRTAHAGLLFHNEASRGLRLAFVYYGGRSEHGQFHRLEDDYAGIGLFFDL
- a CDS encoding threonine synthase, with translation MNFLIHLECSDCGKRLPADRLRNLCPDCGRPLLARYDTEVAGKALTPDILAMREPTLWRYREMLPVQDESAIVTLGEGGTPLMHARRLGERLGMDGLYIKDESVNPTGSFKARGLAMAVSRALELGAASLAIPSAGNAAGALSAYGARAGIPVHVFMPRDTPRPFIVECRAHGASVELVDGLITDCGKLVSARKDAEGWFDVSTLKEPYRVEGKKTMGYELAEQCGWVLPDAILYPAGGGTGLIGMWKAFSEMEALGWIGPERPRMVAVQASGCQPIVRAWEQQWPDAPEWENARTLASGLRVPAAVGDKLMLAAIRESGGDAVAVPDGDMVRGVREIGACEGIFAAPEGGAVLAGLRKLIALGRIDRSDRVVLFNTGSGHKYVDNLDALHGDQDA
- a CDS encoding asparagine synthetase B, whose protein sequence is MRRLIFLFALLLLLPTPAGAQKMLIFMDLEQQDHLKAYGIAFQALEQGYTVEWLLNYRGGSFVMDPTADRVRSCHLRGVSFQVIDGAELVRIYAEIEENNMDRVLLEKAPEIAVYTRPDQRPWDDAVTLALEYAEVPYGKIFDQEVLDGTLKQYDWLHLHHEDFTGQYSKFYSYHRTPWYQQQQATDEALARSLGYPSVAEAKKAVAQGIKSYVGNGGFVFAMCAATETLEIALASAQTDIVAPEYDHTPVDPEAQSRLDFGKTFAFENFTLQLNPLVGSFSNIDVNQVNAGKVLTGPFTLFDFSAKYDPVPTMLTQNHVNYIAGFYGLSTSFHRDVLKRTVVVLAEEAGTDHVKYLHGNYGMGTFTFYGGHDPEDEEHLVGDPPTNLALHKNSPGYRLILNNVLFPAAKKKKRKT
- a CDS encoding energy-coupling factor transporter transmembrane protein EcfT, with protein sequence MLQNLTLGQYYPGESSIHRLDPRTKLYGALALMAALIWIKTLPLFFFMLAVVAVLVRVSGVPLHLPMNNLKAFRLILIITFAAHACFTPGEAVIIAGYTVPGPTWEGMFQGAVFSMRLVVIMLIAALLMLTTAPLDVSDGIERLLKPLERFGLPAHELAMMMVIALRFIPTLVEEADRLQKAQAARGADFTGNPIRRVRKMTALLVPLMLSAFRRAEELAVAMESRCYRGGAGRTQFRVMALARNDFVAIAAVAVLLVLGAAFNRIGPVDHLF